The uncultured Mailhella sp. genome segment TCCATGAGGGCCTGTTCCAGCTGCTGCTCAATCATTTTCTGCTTGCTCATGCCCGAACTCCCGCGGTCATTTCGCCCTGTATCCATGATACTAGTTTTGCGCTGTTGCTCCAAAAGACTCAAGGCTTTTCAGAAAAAAAGAAAAAAAATGATAATACCTTGAGTTAATGCGGAAAAACATGAAATAATGGTTCATCCACTGCTGTTTTTCCTTGTAAAAAAAGATTGTCGACAACGAGTTTCTAGCGAATTGCCGCGTTGTTTCAGGCAAATGAGAAAAATTGGTTTATCCAATTTACAATGAGACTTTTTTTCCGTAGAGTGAAAAGGCATCTTTCAGCACTTCGCGGAGGCGCGCTATGGATTTCTCTCTTTGGGCGTCAGGTTTTCCCGGCTTGTTGTGGGAGATAGAACATCGCCGTTCGCGCATCCGGCTGCTGAACGACTGGAAGCTCCCTTCACTCGGCGAGCACACGTCGAGACTTCTCAAGGACGCGCAGTTCCGCAGACGCTCGGTCATGAAATCGGATCACACGCTGATCGGCGAATTCTGGGAAATGGTCACGGGTCGTCAGCCCGCCATGGTGACGTTCCGGCTTGAGGGCAGCCCGCACCGCGCCTATCTTCTGCAGGGCTGGCCGGATCCGCAGGACGCGGGAAAATATTTCGGCATGCTCAAGGATTCCGTGCTGCCCGCCACCTTTGTGGCCAACGGCGCGGCGGGCACCTGTCAGCTGGCGCTGGGGGGCTCGGAATATCCCGTGCTGGTGCTCAGTCTCGATCAGAAGGAAATCGTCACCTGCAACGAGGCCGCGCAGACGCTCTTCGACGGCGCGGCCAGGGGCGGCGGAGAATTCATGCTTGAAGACATTGCGCCCGGCGAGATGGGCGAAACGCTGCTCGGCGCTTCCCGGCGCGCGCTGGAAGACGGCATCTGGGCCGGAACGCTCATGCTCCGCAGCGGCACGGGGAGCATACTCGGCTCCAAGGTGCGCGTGTCGCCGTGCTCCACGGGCGCGGACATCGTGCGCATCGCGCTGCTCAACATTCCCGATGCTCCGGCCGTCTGCGCGTTGTCGCCCAGCGTGGAGCCGGGAAGTTCGCCGTTCTCCCTTCAGGAGGGGCTGGAGGATCTTCTTGCCGCCTGTCCGGGCGTGGAGGGGCTCATGTTTTCGGATATTCAGTCTGCGCGGGGCAAGGTGGAAGTGTACGGCGTGGGCCGGCTGTTTGCCTCGCTGGAATGGGGAGCCGCGCACGCCTACGAGGGAACCATCGCCCAGGACATCGAGCGTTTCAGTCTGGAATCGCTCATTGTGGAAGACACGCTCGACAGCATCAAGTCCATCGACTGGGCCATGTTCATTCCCTGCGGCGTGCGTTCGTATTTCGCCAAGCCGTTCTATTCGGCCGAAGGGCTGCACGCCGTGCTTATTTTTGCGTTCAGTCAGCCGTCGCCCGGCGGCGTGAGCGAGGCTCCGTTCCGCGCGCTTTACGAGCCCTTTGCCTCGCTTGTGGCGCGCTGGCGCGCCGATCGCGCCTGAGCCGTCCTGCCGGAAAACGGCGCGTCGGAAGCGGTGCAGCCCGCGCGGGGAGGTTTCCAAGCGGCAGGGCGACACGTGAGATGTTTTGTGACGCGAAATCGACGCGAGGAAGATTCCGACCGCGCTCCGCGGCCTTTCCTGAAAAATACGCATTTTTTTCTTGACTATCGCGGCCCATTCTGGCAGAAATGACTCCGCAACGGGGATGTAGCTCAGTTGGGAGAGCGCTTGAATGGCATTCAAGAGGCCAAGAGTTCAATTCTCTTCATCTCCACCAGAATTTGAAAAGGCTTTCGGCAAACGTCGAGAGCCTTTTTTCGTTTAACAGTTCCGAAGTCCGGGGGGGGGGCGGCGTCGGCGTTTTGGGAGCGGCGCTTGTCCCGCCGCGGAAGGTTCGTCCGAAGAAAGAAGGGCGGAGCGCAACATGTGCGTTCCGCCCTTTTCTATGGCGTTGTTAGGCGCGCAGGGTGACCCGGCGCGAGGAATCGAATTACTTCAGCGGCATGTTCTCGCGTTCCGTCTTCCACGGATCGGAAACTTCTTTGCTTTCCACGTCGAAGCGCATGGTCATGCGGCGGTCGAGATCGAAAGGCGTCCAGCCGGGGTTTCCCGTGGAGGCAAAGCTCACCCAGGCGCGATGCATGGCGTTTGCCAGCGCATCCGGAGGATTGTCGCCGAGGGTGTTTTTCACGCGCTGTGAGTCCTTGTGCAGCGTCTTGAACACGAAGGGCAGATCCACGCTGTGGGCCGCGCCGAGTCTGCCGTTGTAGCAGGGGCTCCTCCAGGCGAAGGAATAGGCCCAGGCCTTGCCGCCGGCCTTCTTCTGGCTTTCCAGCACCTTGTTGGCGGGCATCCTGAAGATGAGGTCGGACTGGAGGGCCGTGAACAGATCGCCGGTGGTCTCGCCGCGGCCGGCCTTGCGGTAGCGTTCCACGATGTCGGCGGGAAATCCCGTCGTATACACGAAGTTCTTGAGCGCGTCTTCGCCTATCTTGTCGATGGCTCCGCTCGGCACGGTGTAGTAGCGCCATTCCTGTTCGGCGGAGCCGACCATGATGTCCAGATCCCTGGCGGCGCCGTCGGCAATGGCGTCAACGGGGCGCTTCATGAGAATGTCGCCGTCAACGTAGGGCTTGAACACGGAAACGTTGCCCTGAAGCATGCGGCCCCATTCGGGATCCTTGGCCTTGGCGGAAGCGAAGGCGGAGAAGGTGAGCAGCTTTTCCGGCGAGAGGGCGGCCACGGCTTCGCGGCTGTCTTCAATGCCGTAGAAGGCCAGCAGATCGGCGGCGGCCACGGAAGCCTGTTCGCTGGTGTACTGCGCAATGGCCGAGGGGCTCTGCAGAATGGCGCGGCGGAAAAGGCCCTT includes the following:
- a CDS encoding carboxylesterase family protein, which encodes MNRRQFLYGSAAAFLAGAVPFHAFATEGPVVKTAKGSVRGLVMDGVHVFRGVPCGMPPYEGKYRLALPEFVPAWNGVVDAVKPGDIPLQPGGKGKILGGGDCLRLNIWTPAPGKTKCPVMVYIPGGGSTRCDNNDVRFDGTAFAQDGVVLVTINYRVNVDGFLKIKGVPSNLALRDMMFALRWVQDNIAAFGGDPDKVTVFGQSAGATHITSLISSGKSKGLFRRAILQSPSAIAQYTSEQASVAAADLLAFYGIEDSREAVAALSPEKLLTFSAFASAKAKDPEWGRMLQGNVSVFKPYVDGDILMKRPVDAIADGAARDLDIMVGSAEQEWRYYTVPSGAIDKIGEDALKNFVYTTGFPADIVERYRKAGRGETTGDLFTALQSDLIFRMPANKVLESQKKAGGKAWAYSFAWRSPCYNGRLGAAHSVDLPFVFKTLHKDSQRVKNTLGDNPPDALANAMHRAWVSFASTGNPGWTPFDLDRRMTMRFDVESKEVSDPWKTERENMPLK